Proteins co-encoded in one Papaver somniferum cultivar HN1 chromosome 5, ASM357369v1, whole genome shotgun sequence genomic window:
- the LOC113281416 gene encoding omega-hydroxypalmitate O-feruloyl transferase-like produces MTTNDGDLVLNLNIKINGEPTLIPPAKETPGGLYFLSNFDAGSIMVKTIQCFNYKAIDDELDAAQAIKDGLAKVLVHYYPLAGRLTRQKHFMIHCTGEGALFVEAEADCALEDIHSYFTKPNSVTLEKLVYDIGHGTQNPPLFVAQVTKFKCGGFVFGLCMDHIVFDGIGAMEFVNSWGEVTRGLPLSNPPFLDRTLLKARDPPTVEFVHGLEPIVDMSNSTLVGLEEEILINKTFVLPPEKLEQLKKKALEDGVLKRCTTFEALTAFMWRARTQSLKLHHDQQVRVLFTVDGRSRLEPPLPKGYFGNAAVFVSCQFSARELTDNPLSSTVERIQEAIKSVTSDYIRSTLDFFEEKMEWKPLTYTIFLNAWSRLGFHNVDFGWGEPVYSGPLSVAKDMVLFLPHGKAINLCLSLPASTMKIFQELIDEV; encoded by the exons ATGACGACCAACGATGGTGATCTTGTTCTGAATCTTAACATCAAGATTAATGGAGAACCTACTTTGATTCCTCCAGCAAAGGAAACACCTGGTGGTTTATATTTCCTGTCGAACTTCGATGCTGGATCAATCATGGTTAAAACTATTCAGTGCTTTAATTACAAAGCAATTGACGACGAATTAGATGCTGCTCAAGCTATCAAAGATGGTTTAGCGAAAGTTCTTGTCCATTACTATCCTCTTGCCGGACGTCTAACAAGGCAAAAACACTTTATGATCCATTGCACAGGCGAAGGTGCTCTATTTGTTGAGGCTGAGGCCGACTGTGCGCTGGAAGATATCCATAGCTACTTCACGAAACCCAATTCTGTTACTCTCGAGAAGCTTGTTTATGATATTGGTCATGGCACACAAAATCCTCCTCTATTTGTGGCTCAG GTAACCAAATTCAAGTGCGGAGGATTTGTTTTTGGACTGTGCATGGATCACATCGTCTTTGACGGAATTGGTGCCATGGAGTTTGTGAATTCATGGGGTGAAGTCACCAGAGGGTTGCCACTGTCGAATCCACCATTTCTAGATCGAACCTTGCTCAAAGCAAGAGACCCACCTACGGTAGAATTCGTCCATGGACTTGAACCAATCGTAGACATGTCGAACAGCACCTTggttggtttagaagaagaaattcttATCAACAAGACGTTTGTTTTGCCGCCGGAGAAACTAGAACAACTGAAGAAAAAAGCTTTGGAAGATGGGGTTCTGAAAAGGTGTACTACTTTTGAAGCACTCACCGCTTTCATGTGGAGAGCTCGAACTCAATCATTaaaacttcatcatgatcaacaaGTAAGAGTACTCTTTACAGTTGATGGGCGGTCTAGATTAGAACCGCCGCTGCCAAAAGGATACTTTGGAAATGCAGCTGTGTTCGTGAGTTGCCAGTTTAGCGCGAGGGAGTTAACAGACAACCCATTGTCATCAACAGTGGAGCGAATTCAAGAAGCCATAAAATCGGTGACAAGCGATTACATCAGATCAACCTTAGATTTTTTCGAGGAAAAAATGGAATGGAAGCCTTTAACGTATACCATATTCTTGAATGCTTGGTCTAGGCTAGGATTTCATAATGTGGATTTCGGTTGGGGAGAACCTGTTTACTCAGGCCCTTTAAGTGTCGCTAAAGATATGGTTTTGTTCTTGCCTCACGGGAAAGCCATAAATTTGTGTCTTAGTCTGCCTGCTTCCACCATGAAAATCTTTCAAGAACTAATCGACGAAGTCTAG
- the LOC113281417 gene encoding GDSL esterase/lipase At1g28570-like, which translates to MPSSFSLFLTFCVLVSTAIPVFGSYKSIFSFGDSLADTGNSLYSGQYTPAAQLPYGETYFHQATGRASDGRLVIDFIAQSLGLPLLLPYLGKISGKDLQQGVNFAVGGATALDVSFFDDKQIPYSTKYTLGVQLGWFKKLLPSLCNSSSDGCRKFFNTSLFVVGEIGGNDYNNAFMDGRSLTEVRTFVPKVIDAISAAIKALINEGAVAFMVPGNLPIGCSTMYLGLYQNSKKADYDNSSCVKWLNDFSIYHNSLLQKELVVLRELYPNTNIMYADYYNVAMKFYQSPDSLGFKGGALTACCGGGLSRCCDDPSTYVNWDGIHFTEAAYKVIAIALLHDHQQSFPDTRNISEASPYKPQASDGLPPNSAGASTTFFFMWAFLILSFCCSLYR; encoded by the exons AtgccttcttctttctctctgttcCTCACATTCTGTGTCCTTGTATCTACAGCTATTCCTGTATTTGGGTCCTACAAGTCCATTTTCAGCTTCGGGGACTCCCTCGCTGACACTGGGAATTCACTCTACTCCGGACAGTATACTCCGGCCGCCCAGTTACCTTATGGAGAGACCTACTTCCATCAAGCTACCGGTCGAGCTTCCGATGGTCGCCTAGTTATTGATTTCATCG CGCAATCGCTAGGACTGCCATTGCTACTTCCTTATCTAGGAAAAATTAGTGGCAAGGATTTACAACAAGGAGTGAATTTTGCTGTTGGGGGAGCTACAGCTCTAGATGTTTCTTTCTTCGATGATAAACAGATTCCATATAGTACGAAATACACTCTTGGAGTTCAACTTGGATGGTTCAAAAAACTTTTGCCTTCCCTTTGTAATTCATCTTCAG ATGGTTGCCGCAagttcttcaacacatctttgtTTGTCGTTGGAGAAATTGGAGGAAACGACTACAATAATGCATTCATGGACGGGAGAAGTCTAACGGAAGTTCGCACTTTCGTACCTAAAGTTATTGATGCCATTAGCGCCGCAATCAAG GCTTTGATAAATGAAGGTGCGGTGGCATTCATGGTTCCTGGAAACTTACCAATTGGGTGTTCAACAATGTATTTAGGTCTATATCAGAACTCTAAGAAAGCAGATTACGATAACAGCAGTTGTGTCAAGTGGTTAAATGATTTCTCCATTTACCACAACAGCTTGTTGCAAAAAGAATTAGTTGTCTTGAGAGAATTATATCCAAATACCAACATTATGTATGCTGATTATTATAATGTTGCCATGAAGTTTTACCAATCTCCCGATTCATTAG GATTCAAGGGCGGAGCTCTAACGGCATGTTGTGGGGGAGGTTTAAGTCGATGCTGTGATGATCCATCAACATATGTGAATTGGGATGGAATTCATTTTACTGAAGCTGCATACAAAGTTATAGCTATTGCTTTGTTACACGATCATCAACAGTCCTTTCCCGATACCCGTAACATTAGCGAGGCCAGCCCTTACAAACCACAAGCAAGTGACGGCTTGCCGCCTAATAGTGCGGGGGCAAGCACAACCTTCTTTTTCATGTGGGCATTTTTGATTCTTAGCTTTTGTTGCAGTTTATAcagataa
- the LOC113278962 gene encoding uncharacterized protein LOC113278962 → MCTSDNVFEVWNLSTPTRLNAAARMEFQVLISDFSAVRFNRDMEDELQWALTKTHNRLPTRDFLRRRHMEVSSDFLFCNSNETSSRLFLHCPFARELWEEFVNKLRWFFCMPSDIIPSLQAGHLTLHDKDNTAVWNLVPMAIIWSIWKERNSRVFTDKRNNAKVVVNKVVIAFFDGF, encoded by the exons ATGTGTACCTCTGACAATGTCTTTGAAGTCTGGAATCTTAGCACCCCTACAAGACTTAATGCTGCTGCTAGAATGGAGTTCCAGGTTCTTATTTCTGATTTTTCTGCTGTCAGATTCAACAGAGACATGGAGGATGAGTTGCAATGGGCCCTAACAAAGA CTCACAATAGATTACCAACAAGAGATTTTCTTAGAAGGAGACATATGGAGGTTTCAAGTGATTTTTTGTTCTGCAACAGTAACGAGACAAGTTCTCGTCTCTTTTTGCACTGTCCTTTTGCTAGAGAACTTTGGGAGGAGTTTGTTAATAAGCTAAGATGGTTCTTTTGCATGCCTAGTGATATTATTCCTTCTTTACAAGCTGGGCATCTAACTCTACATGATAAAGACAATACTGCGGTGTGGAATTTAGTTCCTATGGCAATCATTTGGTCAATTTGGAAGGAGAGAAACTCAAGGGTTTTTACAGATAAAAGGAACAATGCTAAGGTTGTTGTCAACAAGGTTGTTATTGCTTTCTTTGATGGGTTCTAG
- the LOC113278963 gene encoding vinorine synthase-like, with protein MANDMVAAMKVEVVSKEIIKPSCPTPNHLKTFDLSHLDQLAPPFYTPLLLYYCKNGNNVEAVYSCSIIKKSLAEALTQFYPLAGKVIDDKFVDCNDNGANYFEAKVSNCQLSKLIQHPDVHEVANIFLPFEPRDPEILSMQLPLISVKVNVFDEDCGGGIVIGLCISHEVIDAASFTTFINDWATIARGISSLDAEQQIKGPDFGLQCLFPQKDLTGFKPPASLPMNGVVVTKKFVFTDSKLALLKEISQIITNESTDLQYQLPTRVEALSGLIWKCLIDIDQGKIMKGATSDPPAVTVYLLTHAINMRSRIVPPLPPHSFGNMACLAVAPHIYMNNSKDIEAKDQNYPDLVSKVRDSIKKIDGDYIEELRTTDMLLNFLKMNENKASGQSTSMLHFTSWCRFPIYDADFGWGKPTWISISSIPFKNMVVLMDTSSGDGIEATVSLDIEDAADFEHQLLAFMS; from the coding sequence ATGGCGAATGATATGGTTGCTGCAATGAAAGTTGAAGTAGTTTCAAAAGAAATTATCAAGCCTTCTTGCCCGACTCCAAATCACCTTAAAACCTTCGACTTATCCCATCTTGATCAGCTTGCTCCTCCATTTTATACTCCACTCCTTCTCTATtactgcaaaaatggtaacaatgtCGAAGCAGTCTACAGTTGTTCTATAATAAAGAAATCTTTAGCTGAAGCCTTAACGCAATTCTATCCCTTAGCTGGTAAGGTCATCGATGACAAATTTGTAGATTGCAACGATAATGGGGCAAATTATTTCGAAGCCAAAGTAAGTAACTGTCAGCTCTCTAAGCTTATCCAACATCCTGATGTCCATGAAGTGGCAAATATATTCCTTCCATTTGAACCCCGGGATCCTGAAATACTTTCCATGCAACTTCCTTTGATATCTGTCAAAGTCAATGTTTTCGACGAGGATTGTGGTGGCGGAATTGTGATTGGTTTGTGCATCTCCCACGAGGTAATTGACGCAGCTTCATTCACCACTTTCATCAACGACTGGGCTACTATCGCTCGTGGTATTAGTTCTTTGGATGCTGAACAGCAAATCAAAGGTcctgattttgggttacaatgtCTTTTCCCACAAAAAGATTTAACAGGTTTTAAACCGCCTGCCTCTCTGCCGATGAATGGAGTGGTGGTTACAAAGAAGTTTGTTTTTACGGATTCAAAATTAGCTCTACTCAAGGAAATAAGCCAAATCATCACCAATGAATCAACCGACTTACAGTACCAGCTGCCGACTCGTGTTGAAGCCCTGTCTGGTTTAATATGGAAATGTTTAATTGATATAGATCAAGGCAAGATCATGAAGGGGGCTACTTCTGATCCTCCTGCTGTTACGGTTTACCTACTGACACATGCAATAAATATGAGATCAAGGATAGTTCCACCATTGCCGCCACACTCCTTCGGCAATATGGCTTGCCTTGCGGTTGCTCCCCACATCTACATGAATAATAGCAAGGACATTGAAGCAAAAGACCAGAACTACCCAGATTTGGTGAGTAAAGTTAGGGACTCCATAAAGAAAATTGATGGAGATTACATAGAAGAACTGCGAACTACTGATATGCTCTTAAACTTCCTGAAGATGAACGAGAATAAAGCAAGTGGTCAGAGTACGTCGATGCTACACTTCACTAGTTGGTGTAGGTTTCCAATATATGATGCAGACTTTGGTTGGGGAAAGCCAACATGGATAAGTATTTCTTCAATCCCTTTTAAGAACATGGTTGTGCTAATGGATACTAGTTCAGGTGACGGTATCGAAGCCACGGTGAGCTTGGATATAGAAGACGCTGCTGATTTTGAACATCAACTCCTTGCATTTATGTCCTAG